One Paenibacillus sp. FSL H7-0737 DNA segment encodes these proteins:
- the pheS gene encoding phenylalanine--tRNA ligase subunit alpha, producing the protein MKEKLEALKVEALAKLQEVMDPQVLNDLRVKYLGKKGELTEVLRGMGGLSAEERPVIGQVANQVRSAIEEIIGAKQEAFQQQETQQRLQAEKVDVTLPGRRMQQGGVHPLSRVVQEIEDIFIGMGYRVAEGPEVETDYYNFEALNLPKNHPARDMQDSFYLTDDLLMRTQTSPVQIRTMQAMNGEVPVKIICPGKVFRRDDDDATHSFQFHQIEGLVIGSNIRMSDLKGTLQQFVQEMFGPNTDIRLRPSFFPFTEPSVEVDVSCFKCGGDGCRLCKQSGWLEILGAGMVHPNVLKMGGYDPAKYSGFAFGMGVERIAMLKYGIDDIRHFYNNDMSFVKQFKGV; encoded by the coding sequence ATGAAAGAGAAGTTGGAAGCATTGAAGGTTGAGGCGCTGGCTAAGTTGCAGGAGGTTATGGATCCACAGGTTTTGAATGACCTAAGAGTGAAATATCTCGGTAAAAAAGGCGAGCTTACAGAAGTTCTACGTGGTATGGGAGGACTTAGTGCTGAGGAGCGTCCGGTTATCGGGCAAGTAGCGAATCAGGTGCGTAGTGCCATTGAGGAGATTATTGGAGCGAAGCAAGAGGCTTTTCAACAGCAAGAGACTCAGCAACGTCTGCAGGCTGAAAAAGTAGACGTAACCCTGCCAGGTCGCCGCATGCAGCAAGGGGGCGTTCACCCGCTTAGCAGAGTGGTTCAGGAAATTGAGGATATTTTCATTGGTATGGGCTACCGTGTGGCTGAAGGTCCGGAAGTGGAGACCGATTATTATAACTTTGAAGCCCTAAATCTGCCTAAAAATCACCCGGCACGCGATATGCAGGATTCCTTTTATTTAACGGATGACCTGCTTATGCGTACTCAAACGTCTCCGGTACAAATTCGTACTATGCAGGCTATGAACGGTGAAGTTCCAGTTAAAATCATTTGCCCGGGTAAAGTATTCCGCCGCGATGATGACGATGCAACGCATTCCTTCCAGTTCCATCAAATTGAAGGTTTGGTTATCGGAAGCAACATTCGGATGAGTGATCTGAAAGGTACCTTGCAGCAATTCGTACAAGAGATGTTTGGCCCGAATACAGACATTCGTCTTCGTCCGAGCTTCTTCCCATTCACCGAGCCAAGCGTTGAAGTGGATGTAAGCTGCTTCAAATGTGGCGGCGATGGCTGCAGACTGTGCAAGCAAAGCGGATGGTTAGAAATCCTTGGCGCCGGCATGGTGCATCCAAATGTTCTGAAAATGGGTGGCTATGATCCTGCTAAGTATAGCGGCTTCGCATTTGGTATGGGTGTTGAGCGGATTGCTATGCTTAAATACGGCATAGATGACATCCGTCATTTCTATAACAACGATATGAGTTTTGTAAAGCAGTTCAAGGGCGTTTAG
- a CDS encoding ABC transporter permease — MKLFQSMRMALKSIYSSKVRAFLTMLGIIIGVSSVIILVSVGQGTTSQITEQLNGLGTNQLTVNITGRGATTSLTYEEALALGDIEGIENVAPVISGNVTAKHNTENVSVTVEGITPSYEDVKDFHVQSGRFLLDIDTEYRQKVALIGTGTAEDLFGTDDPVGQKVQLNGISYKIVGLLEAKGSSLSGSNDDILLIPIATAERQLKSKGVRSITIATTSADTVATVKDKLESTLDAKFNYADNAFSVFDSQEMLETVNSTTATLSMALAGIAGISLFVGGIGIMNIMIVSVNERTREIGIRKAIGAKKFDILAQFMIESIVLSGLGGVIGVGIGVAGSWLLGKYTSLTVSIAWDMVLISFVFSLLIGVIFGMMPANKAARLRPIHALRNE, encoded by the coding sequence GTGAAATTATTTCAAAGTATGCGGATGGCTCTAAAAAGTATTTACAGCAGTAAAGTAAGAGCTTTTTTAACGATGCTGGGTATTATTATTGGTGTATCATCCGTTATCATCCTCGTTTCTGTGGGGCAGGGAACTACTTCTCAAATTACGGAGCAGCTTAATGGACTCGGAACAAATCAACTGACGGTAAACATCACTGGCCGTGGGGCTACCACCTCCCTCACCTATGAAGAAGCTTTGGCACTTGGAGATATAGAGGGGATAGAAAATGTAGCTCCTGTGATCAGTGGCAACGTTACAGCCAAGCATAATACTGAGAATGTTAGCGTAACTGTTGAGGGCATTACTCCTTCTTATGAGGACGTTAAGGATTTTCATGTGCAGTCAGGACGTTTCCTGCTTGATATTGATACGGAGTACCGGCAGAAGGTAGCGCTAATCGGCACAGGTACGGCTGAGGATTTATTCGGCACAGATGATCCAGTAGGCCAAAAGGTACAGCTAAACGGGATCAGCTATAAAATCGTCGGTCTTTTGGAAGCGAAAGGCTCTAGTCTAAGTGGCTCCAACGATGATATCTTATTGATCCCTATAGCTACTGCAGAACGTCAGTTAAAAAGCAAAGGCGTACGTTCCATCACAATTGCGACGACTTCAGCAGACACTGTAGCTACCGTAAAAGATAAACTAGAGAGTACACTGGATGCTAAATTTAATTATGCAGATAATGCTTTTAGTGTATTTGACTCTCAAGAGATGCTGGAAACTGTTAATTCTACGACAGCTACGCTTTCAATGGCACTTGCGGGAATTGCCGGCATTTCTCTGTTTGTCGGGGGGATCGGCATTATGAATATTATGATCGTATCCGTTAATGAAAGAACAAGAGAAATTGGTATCCGCAAAGCAATCGGCGCCAAAAAGTTCGATATTCTCGCTCAATTCATGATCGAATCCATTGTGCTTAGCGGATTGGGTGGGGTGATCGGTGTTGGCATTGGAGTTGCAGGTAGTTGGTTACTAGGAAAGTACACTTCACTTACAGTATCCATTGCTTGGGATATGGTACTGATATCTTTTGTTTTCTCCTTGCTTATCGGTGTGATTTTCGGAATGATGCCTGCGAACAAAGCCGCACGGCTTCGCCCCATTCATGCACTACGTAACGAATAG
- a CDS encoding ABC transporter ATP-binding protein — MSALTPLIQVQNMTHGYTMAGETMTVLKNLSFTIDFGEFVAIIGPSGSGKSTLMNMLGCLDVSDEGSYLLDGQEVRKLSDNKLAVIRNEKIGFIFQNFNLLPKLSAVENVELPLIYRGLSHRERRETAQQALLKVGLEERMHHRPSELSGGQQQRVAIARAMAGSPPILLADEPTGALDTRTGQEVMQMIRELNEQGHTIILITHDLEIAKQAKRIIRIQDGNLVEDRRNAR; from the coding sequence ATGAGTGCTTTAACGCCGCTGATCCAAGTCCAGAATATGACCCATGGCTATACTATGGCCGGAGAAACTATGACAGTTCTAAAAAATCTTTCCTTTACAATCGACTTCGGAGAGTTCGTAGCGATTATAGGTCCTTCCGGTTCTGGTAAATCAACACTAATGAACATGCTCGGATGCCTGGATGTATCGGATGAAGGAAGCTATCTTCTAGACGGACAAGAGGTTCGCAAGTTATCCGACAACAAGCTGGCAGTTATCCGGAATGAGAAGATCGGCTTTATCTTTCAAAACTTCAATCTCCTCCCCAAGTTATCTGCTGTCGAGAATGTGGAGCTTCCGCTAATATACCGTGGCCTCTCACATCGAGAACGCAGAGAAACAGCTCAGCAAGCACTCCTTAAAGTTGGTTTGGAGGAGAGAATGCATCACCGACCTTCTGAGCTTTCAGGAGGACAGCAGCAGCGTGTAGCGATTGCGCGAGCCATGGCTGGATCTCCCCCGATTCTACTTGCAGATGAACCTACCGGGGCGCTTGATACGCGAACTGGACAAGAGGTCATGCAGATGATACGAGAATTAAATGAGCAGGGTCATACAATCATCCTAATCACACATGACCTCGAAATTGCAAAGCAAGCAAAGCGGATCATTCGTATTCAAGATGGCAACCTCGTAGAAGATCGGAGGAATGCGAGGTGA
- a CDS encoding efflux RND transporter periplasmic adaptor subunit, with translation MKKKKVLLWTIGVVAVVTAGLLVYTFLPDKSSQAAEVPINTATVTKGDIVVNVSGAGSVTATETGKVKTKDAGTVAEVLVKEGDNVKKGQTLITFEGNDLSDNLKQEQTSLTSLEEDLQDKQEQYKKLAVAGASEDELASAKRSIEKAKTDIASQIEKIASVQEDMIPSDPLTAPIDGTVTAVNIASGEKAMDGSELIDITDYANLSVIVQVDELDIPTVKIGMPATISLDALPDTEFKGSVTKIAKEGTVSNGVSLFDVTVGLTASEGALVGMSAEVSVTTAEKKDVLTVPIEAVQERNGKYTVSLPLTAGSAGSAGSTDSSKASSEGQAPRPSGAPDARDGAMPSGVPDARGGTMPNGAAGTRNRGNSNQRTVSVEVGIHDESSIEIVSGLNEGDKVIIPTVISTKTGTTSTEMQMQGGMGGMGGAGFGGGGFSGGGGFSGGGAGGTGGAPGGGGGGSR, from the coding sequence ATGAAGAAGAAAAAAGTGTTGCTCTGGACCATCGGAGTAGTAGCTGTAGTAACAGCCGGATTGTTGGTGTATACATTTTTACCTGATAAGAGCAGTCAGGCTGCTGAAGTGCCCATTAATACAGCCACGGTTACGAAGGGCGATATCGTAGTAAATGTATCTGGAGCAGGCTCCGTCACGGCCACTGAAACAGGAAAAGTGAAAACGAAGGACGCTGGAACCGTAGCTGAGGTGCTTGTCAAAGAAGGCGACAATGTAAAAAAAGGTCAGACATTAATTACCTTCGAAGGCAATGATTTGAGCGACAATCTCAAGCAGGAACAAACCTCTCTTACCTCGCTTGAAGAGGATCTTCAGGACAAGCAGGAGCAGTATAAGAAGCTTGCCGTGGCAGGTGCCTCCGAGGATGAATTAGCCAGTGCCAAACGTTCGATTGAAAAAGCGAAAACGGATATCGCCTCTCAAATCGAAAAAATTGCTTCTGTTCAAGAGGATATGATCCCTTCAGATCCCCTAACCGCCCCTATTGACGGAACTGTTACAGCAGTTAACATAGCCAGCGGTGAAAAAGCGATGGATGGCTCTGAGCTCATCGATATCACCGATTATGCTAATTTAAGCGTCATAGTGCAGGTGGATGAGCTTGATATTCCTACAGTGAAAATAGGGATGCCTGCTACCATTTCATTGGATGCCCTGCCCGATACTGAATTCAAGGGGAGTGTTACTAAGATTGCTAAGGAAGGCACCGTTTCTAACGGAGTCTCCCTCTTCGATGTTACCGTTGGCTTAACCGCCTCCGAAGGTGCCCTTGTTGGGATGTCGGCAGAAGTTTCAGTTACAACAGCTGAGAAAAAAGATGTGTTAACCGTACCTATTGAAGCTGTTCAAGAAAGAAATGGTAAGTACACAGTTTCTCTCCCTTTAACAGCGGGTTCAGCAGGTTCAGCGGGTTCAACCGATTCCTCAAAAGCCTCTAGCGAGGGCCAAGCACCGAGGCCTAGCGGGGCTCCTGATGCTCGCGATGGCGCTATGCCTAGTGGAGTGCCTGATGCTCGCGGCGGTACTATGCCTAACGGAGCAGCTGGCACAAGAAACCGTGGAAATAGTAATCAGCGAACAGTTTCCGTCGAAGTGGGCATCCATGATGAGAGCAGTATTGAAATTGTCAGTGGGCTTAATGAAGGAGACAAAGTGATCATCCCTACTGTCATCTCTACCAAAACAGGTACAACTAGTACTGAGATGCAAATGCAAGGTGGCATGGGCGGTATGGGTGGCGCCGGTTTCGGCGGTGGCGGCTTTAGTGGCGGTGGTGGCTTCAGTGGAGGTGGTGCTGGTGGCACGGGCGGAGCACCTGGTGGTGGCGGAGGTGGCAGTAGATGA
- a CDS encoding HPr family phosphocarrier protein has translation MQTTFRIIDEDGIHARPATALVNTATKFKGTEAYAEAKGKKVTLKSILGVLSLGLEAGDTLSLITEGSEEAEALSALSDVMIKEGLGEIHE, from the coding sequence ATGCAAACAACATTCAGAATTATCGATGAAGATGGAATTCACGCACGTCCGGCAACTGCCTTGGTAAATACAGCGACGAAATTCAAAGGTACAGAAGCTTATGCAGAAGCAAAAGGCAAAAAAGTTACATTGAAATCTATCCTTGGCGTATTGTCATTGGGTCTAGAAGCTGGAGACACTTTGTCTCTGATTACTGAAGGTAGCGAAGAAGCTGAAGCTCTGAGCGCACTTTCTGATGTAATGATTAAAGAAGGGCTAGGGGAAATCCATGAATAA
- a CDS encoding diguanylate cyclase domain-containing protein, whose product MAGFFDIKVTRKLIFIFAAISILLVGISVASLLYLNHTINRMSDSLYEDVFENSELILSADRDLYQAAIALHSSMSSNLTDAERDQFIQEFKDNNQQAQERVGLASSDIKSINKPYSDLKQANILTELENELHAFETSLVLWKSTRSKLIAERMQIGWDPASYHAVSLNMQLNEVRTHLDQSEDLIDTYALQVTDGFQDKKSALFALYSLVFFILLLVIIYLGRKIIWLKNEMLEEQTLYQLIGETMSDFIILTDPNGLILYSSPSHSSILGYVPKKGDPLSNYIREPEIAWAKLKSVVQGTPRISELRMRGAEGQWVWLETKVSPVRGSNNFPAQFMLVSREITQRKQYEERLHKLAFYDHLTAIPNRAHFKMYMENLINQPEERRKNIALALLDCDRFKQLNDTLGHLAGDEFLQLLSRELLQTVKGVGQAFRIGGDEFAVVLHRFTSPEMLDEMLQRLLKLFNKSWSIDNGSSFHTSASIGVALFPEHGGSINELLRAADLAMYLSKDHGGNEANLYYELLDVGLSNQIIGKP is encoded by the coding sequence GTGGCTGGATTTTTCGATATCAAAGTAACACGCAAACTAATCTTTATTTTCGCTGCGATCTCCATTCTACTGGTTGGGATTAGTGTAGCTTCTTTACTCTATCTGAATCACACCATTAACAGAATGTCAGATTCTTTATATGAAGATGTATTTGAGAACTCTGAGCTCATACTGAGTGCTGATCGTGATCTGTATCAAGCCGCAATCGCTCTCCACTCCTCCATGAGCTCGAACCTCACTGACGCTGAACGTGATCAGTTCATTCAGGAATTTAAGGACAATAATCAACAAGCACAAGAACGGGTAGGCCTAGCAAGTTCAGACATCAAATCTATCAATAAACCCTACAGTGATTTGAAACAGGCAAATATTCTTACTGAATTAGAGAACGAGCTCCATGCCTTCGAAACATCCCTAGTCCTATGGAAGAGTACAAGGAGTAAATTGATAGCTGAACGAATGCAGATCGGATGGGACCCTGCTTCATATCATGCTGTAAGTCTGAACATGCAGTTAAATGAAGTCAGAACTCATCTAGATCAATCAGAAGACCTGATAGACACCTACGCTTTACAAGTAACAGATGGATTCCAAGATAAAAAGAGTGCACTCTTTGCGCTATACTCATTGGTCTTCTTTATTCTGCTTCTAGTTATTATTTATCTGGGTCGCAAAATCATTTGGCTCAAAAATGAAATGCTAGAGGAACAAACACTCTATCAGCTAATCGGTGAAACCATGTCTGACTTTATTATTTTGACTGATCCTAACGGGTTGATACTGTATAGCTCCCCTTCACATTCAAGTATTCTCGGCTATGTTCCTAAAAAGGGTGATCCACTCTCCAACTACATTCGTGAACCGGAAATTGCTTGGGCTAAACTAAAGAGTGTCGTTCAAGGAACCCCTCGTATCTCAGAGCTACGAATGCGTGGAGCTGAAGGGCAATGGGTATGGCTGGAAACGAAGGTGTCGCCTGTTCGGGGAAGCAATAATTTCCCAGCACAATTTATGTTAGTGTCCCGTGAAATTACACAACGGAAGCAATACGAAGAACGATTACATAAGCTAGCCTTCTATGATCATTTAACCGCGATTCCCAACCGTGCTCATTTCAAAATGTACATGGAGAATCTCATCAACCAACCCGAGGAACGGAGAAAGAATATTGCACTCGCATTGCTGGATTGTGATAGATTCAAGCAGTTAAACGATACCTTAGGACATCTGGCTGGAGACGAATTTCTCCAGCTGCTCTCTCGAGAGCTTTTGCAAACGGTTAAAGGTGTAGGCCAGGCGTTCCGGATTGGCGGTGATGAATTCGCAGTGGTACTACACCGATTTACTTCTCCAGAAATGTTAGATGAAATGCTACAACGGTTGCTTAAGTTATTCAACAAATCTTGGTCTATTGACAATGGATCTAGCTTCCACACCTCCGCAAGTATTGGTGTAGCCCTATTTCCTGAGCATGGAGGCAGTATTAATGAACTTTTGCGTGCCGCAGATCTAGCGATGTACCTTTCCAAAGACCATGGAGGGAATGAAGCTAATCTCTACTACGAGCTTTTAGATGTAGGTTTATCCAACCAGATCATCGGAAAACCATAA
- the ptsP gene encoding phosphoenolpyruvate--protein phosphotransferase, whose amino-acid sequence MNKISGIAASAGIAVARAFILKHPDYTITKTSISDPEAEVAKLNDALAKSSAELQTIKERTLAELGEKKAEIFASHLLILEDPELINPVIDKIRQESVNADYALNEVATQFIEMFENMKSAYLQERAADMRDVTKRLLNHLLGIHYVSPAEINEEVIVIAEDLTPSDTAQLNRKYVKGFTTNIGGRTSHSAIMARSLEIPAVVGTKNVMTEVNSGDLVIVDGLNGDVLINPSEAEVAEYVRKQEAYDLQIAEWKKLRDKPTISSDGKHVELAANIGTPNDVNGVIENGGEGVGLYRTEFLYMGRDKLPSEEIQYNAYRTVLENMKGKPVVVRTLDIGGDKELPYLDLPKEMNPFLGFRAIRLCLDRQDIFRTQLRALLRASVHGDLRIMFPMIATLGEFRAARDLLLEEKAKLREEGKEVSDNIQLGIMVEIPSTAVLADQFAKEVDFFSIGTNDLIQYTMAADRMNERVSYLYQPYNPAILRLVKNVIDAAHAEGKWTGMCGEMAGDATAIPLLLGLGLDEFSMSATSILPARSQISKLSAADMKELAAKALQLGTAEEVAALVQSITN is encoded by the coding sequence ATGAATAAAATTTCAGGAATCGCGGCTTCAGCAGGGATTGCAGTAGCCCGTGCTTTTATCCTGAAACATCCGGATTATACAATTACAAAAACTAGTATCAGTGATCCTGAAGCAGAAGTCGCCAAGTTGAATGACGCACTTGCTAAATCAAGTGCTGAACTGCAGACCATTAAAGAGCGTACTTTAGCAGAACTAGGAGAGAAGAAAGCAGAGATTTTTGCATCTCATCTGCTGATTCTTGAGGACCCTGAGCTGATTAATCCCGTAATTGATAAAATTCGTCAGGAATCGGTTAATGCGGACTATGCACTAAACGAAGTAGCTACACAATTCATTGAAATGTTCGAAAACATGAAGAGTGCTTACTTACAAGAACGTGCAGCTGACATGCGTGATGTGACCAAACGCCTGCTGAACCACTTGCTGGGTATTCATTATGTTAGTCCTGCAGAAATAAATGAAGAGGTTATTGTTATCGCTGAGGATTTAACACCTTCTGACACAGCACAGCTAAATCGCAAGTATGTTAAAGGCTTCACAACAAACATTGGTGGACGTACGTCCCACTCCGCGATTATGGCACGTTCTTTGGAAATTCCAGCGGTAGTTGGAACTAAGAATGTCATGACAGAAGTGAATTCTGGGGATCTAGTGATTGTCGATGGTCTGAACGGTGACGTTCTTATTAATCCTAGTGAAGCAGAAGTGGCGGAGTACGTTCGCAAGCAGGAAGCTTACGACTTGCAAATTGCAGAGTGGAAGAAACTTCGTGATAAACCAACGATTTCTTCAGACGGTAAGCACGTGGAGCTGGCGGCTAATATCGGTACACCAAACGATGTCAATGGTGTAATTGAGAATGGTGGCGAAGGTGTAGGCTTGTATCGTACTGAGTTTCTATACATGGGCCGCGATAAGCTGCCTTCTGAGGAAATTCAATATAACGCCTATCGTACTGTGCTTGAGAATATGAAAGGCAAACCGGTAGTCGTACGTACACTTGATATCGGTGGCGACAAAGAACTTCCATATCTGGATCTTCCAAAGGAAATGAATCCTTTCTTAGGATTCCGTGCGATTCGTCTTTGTCTGGATCGTCAGGATATTTTCCGTACACAACTGCGTGCTTTACTGAGAGCAAGTGTTCATGGGGATCTTCGCATTATGTTCCCTATGATCGCAACACTTGGTGAATTCCGTGCAGCTCGTGATCTTCTGCTTGAAGAGAAAGCGAAGCTTCGTGAAGAAGGAAAGGAAGTATCTGACAACATTCAGCTCGGCATTATGGTTGAGATTCCTTCCACTGCTGTACTGGCTGACCAGTTCGCAAAGGAAGTTGATTTCTTCAGTATTGGTACGAATGACCTTATTCAATATACAATGGCTGCTGACCGTATGAATGAACGGGTGTCTTACCTGTATCAGCCATACAATCCGGCCATCCTGCGTCTGGTCAAGAATGTAATTGATGCAGCGCATGCAGAAGGTAAATGGACAGGAATGTGCGGTGAGATGGCTGGGGACGCAACAGCGATTCCACTCTTACTAGGTCTTGGTCTTGATGAATTCAGTATGAGTGCAACGTCAATTCTGCCAGCACGTAGTCAAATTTCTAAATTGTCGGCTGCCGACATGAAGGAACTGGCTGCAAAAGCATTGCAACTTGGCACTGCTGAAGAAGTAGCTGCACTTGTTCAAAGCATCACTAACTAA
- the pulA gene encoding type I pullulanase: protein MSKNVINTELMLEVYEGKDLGLTYSVEYSVFKVWAPTAFAVSLVLYETDGNQRNIGFDPSSTDSGRIIYMQRQNGGVWQTKLSGDLKGKYYMYRAVFADGNVTEAVDPYATAVSANGLRTAIVDLRRTHPEHWEKDVAPPLQHPADAVIYELHVRDFSSHESSGMYYKGRFKAFTEFGLRDSEGNAIGIDHLVELGITHVHLMPVFDFQTVDELSVIKRGSSIEHTDYNWGYDPQHYNVPEGSYSTDPTDPGLRIREFKEMVQALHSRGISVIMDVVYNHTYAVEKGPFEPLVPDYFYRRDYLGRLSNGSGVGNELATERPMVRKYIKDSLSYWATEYHIDGFRFDLMGLMDSVTMREITEELRLEVNPNLLLYGEPWTGGDSPLATKTLKGVQRGKGYAVFNDNFRSAIKGDSDGWGRGFITGEYGKEGAIAAGIKGAIHEFTDSPVESVNYVTAHDNLNLWDKVLTVQGGFQDAVSRANPYVNVDLENILCNETVRRSLLANGIILTSQGIPFLHAGDELLRSKFGDHNSYRSGDTINAIRWNMKSMFKPVFQYYKGLIELRRTHPAFRLHGRQEIERSLEFLRCDGGIVSYLLRNHAGGDLWNNITVIFNANNDRVKLSLPEANNGWNVVVDHTRAGTEAFRKVAGSEVDIEGLSMMVLYDECGEPAPRSKIIEVHYERPDGKYQGWNLWVWDTGIQDGQCDFRYMEDGRAVARIEVLPDTDSIGYILRLNDWEEKDGDGDRFIDCSKDEELIKVMVIDRDQENDGISDDHLQLTS from the coding sequence ATGAGTAAAAATGTTATAAATACAGAATTAATGTTAGAGGTCTATGAAGGTAAAGACCTGGGCTTGACGTACTCGGTGGAGTACAGTGTATTTAAAGTTTGGGCACCTACTGCTTTTGCTGTATCTCTAGTTTTGTACGAAACAGATGGAAATCAACGTAACATTGGATTTGATCCGAGCTCTACAGATAGTGGGCGTATTATATATATGCAGCGTCAGAACGGCGGAGTCTGGCAGACTAAGTTATCAGGTGATTTAAAAGGGAAATATTATATGTACCGTGCTGTATTTGCTGATGGAAATGTGACGGAAGCGGTAGATCCTTATGCAACAGCCGTATCGGCAAATGGTTTAAGAACAGCAATCGTTGATTTGCGCAGGACCCATCCTGAGCATTGGGAGAAGGACGTTGCTCCTCCATTGCAGCATCCTGCAGACGCGGTTATTTACGAGCTGCATGTGCGTGACTTCTCCTCACATGAGAGCTCTGGCATGTACTATAAGGGCAGATTCAAAGCATTTACTGAATTTGGATTAAGAGATTCGGAAGGAAATGCAATAGGTATTGATCATCTGGTTGAATTGGGTATCACCCATGTACATCTGATGCCCGTGTTTGATTTCCAGACCGTAGATGAGTTAAGTGTAATAAAGCGTGGTTCGTCCATTGAACATACCGACTACAATTGGGGATATGATCCTCAGCATTATAATGTACCGGAAGGATCATATAGCACTGATCCTACCGATCCAGGTCTACGAATCCGGGAATTTAAAGAAATGGTTCAGGCTTTGCATAGTCGTGGGATTTCAGTAATTATGGATGTGGTTTACAACCACACGTATGCTGTGGAGAAGGGCCCCTTCGAGCCGCTTGTACCAGATTACTTCTATCGCCGTGACTACTTGGGGCGTTTATCTAATGGCTCGGGAGTTGGTAACGAGCTGGCTACAGAGCGTCCGATGGTACGTAAATATATTAAGGATTCGTTGTCCTACTGGGCTACGGAGTATCATATTGATGGCTTCAGATTTGATCTTATGGGTCTGATGGATAGTGTGACCATGCGTGAAATAACGGAAGAGCTTCGACTTGAGGTGAATCCTAATCTGCTGTTATATGGCGAACCTTGGACAGGTGGAGATTCTCCACTGGCAACAAAGACGCTAAAAGGTGTGCAGCGGGGGAAAGGATATGCTGTCTTCAATGATAACTTTCGTTCGGCGATCAAAGGTGATAGTGATGGATGGGGACGGGGCTTCATTACAGGGGAATACGGCAAAGAAGGGGCTATTGCAGCCGGAATCAAAGGAGCCATCCACGAATTTACAGACTCCCCAGTGGAATCGGTGAACTATGTAACAGCCCATGACAATTTGAATTTATGGGATAAGGTGCTTACCGTTCAAGGGGGATTTCAGGATGCCGTTTCACGGGCTAATCCTTACGTGAATGTAGATCTGGAGAATATTCTCTGCAATGAGACCGTGCGCCGATCCCTACTTGCAAATGGAATCATCCTGACCTCGCAAGGGATTCCATTCCTGCATGCCGGTGATGAGCTACTGCGCAGTAAATTTGGAGATCATAATAGCTATCGTAGCGGTGATACGATTAACGCGATCCGCTGGAACATGAAGAGTATGTTTAAGCCTGTATTTCAATATTATAAAGGTTTGATCGAACTGCGGCGTACACATCCGGCATTTCGTCTACATGGTCGGCAGGAAATTGAGCGTTCGCTGGAATTTCTGCGCTGTGATGGGGGGATCGTGTCGTACCTGCTTAGAAATCATGCAGGAGGCGACCTCTGGAACAATATAACAGTCATCTTTAATGCCAATAATGATCGAGTAAAGCTATCTCTTCCTGAAGCTAACAACGGTTGGAACGTGGTAGTGGATCATACCCGAGCGGGGACAGAAGCATTCCGGAAGGTCGCAGGTAGCGAGGTGGATATTGAAGGCTTGTCGATGATGGTGCTCTATGATGAATGTGGTGAGCCAGCACCGCGGTCCAAAATTATCGAAGTACACTATGAACGGCCAGATGGGAAATATCAAGGCTGGAATCTTTGGGTTTGGGATACAGGAATTCAGGACGGACAATGCGACTTTCGGTATATGGAGGATGGGCGTGCAGTTGCACGAATTGAGGTGTTGCCAGATACCGATTCTATCGGGTATATATTACGACTAAATGACTGGGAAGAGAAAGATGGGGATGGCGATCGCTTCATTGATTGTTCCAAGGATGAAGAGCTGATCAAGGTCATGGTTATAGATCGTGATCAGGAGAATGATGGAATCTCAGATGATCATCTGCAGTTAACCAGTTAA